Proteins co-encoded in one Osmerus mordax isolate fOsmMor3 chromosome 11, fOsmMor3.pri, whole genome shotgun sequence genomic window:
- the bco2b gene encoding beta-carotene oxygenase 2b, giving the protein MALLHKFKISGGQVTYKSRFLGSDCYQANNEHSRIVVSEFGTVAMPDPCKNFFQRFLSRFEMPSESRPEPSDNDNVSFVTYKGDYYVSTETNFMHRIDPETLEAKEKVDWSKFIAVNGATAHPHNDPDGTTYNMGNSYTAKGATYNIIRVPPTKNSPEDTLEGATVLCSIPSVDKTKPSYYHSFAMSENYVVFIEQPIKMDLLKIVTGKMRGKGISDGVYWDPKRDTFFHLINKQTGKLSSVHYLTKALSTFHQINAFEQDGMLVMDMCASDDGQAINNYMVQNLRQSGEALDEVYNTMSRVFPRRFVLPLNVDHNTPIGKNLNTRPDSTATAIRISKEKVFCSYEELHDEELHKYGGLEFPQINYAKYNTHPYRYFYGCGFRHLVGDTLIKMDLKDKSMKVWEQPGLYPSEPIFVPSPDSTEEDDGVILSVVITPNKDKSTFLLVLDAKSFKELARADVPVNIPYGFHGTFNNTA; this is encoded by the exons ATGGCCCTTCTTCACAAGTTCAAGATCTCTGGAGGCCAGGTGACCTACAAGAGCCGTTTCCTAGGCAGCGACTGTTACCAGGCCAACAACGAGCACAGCCGTATCGTGGTGTCAGAGTTTGGCACTGTTGCCATGCCTGACCCCTGCAAGAACTTTTTCCAGCGTTTCCTGTCCCGTTTCGAGATGCCCAGTGAGTCCCGGCCTG AGCCGTCAGATAATGACAACGTGAGCTTCGTGACATATAAAGGCGACTACTACGTCAGCACAGAGACCAACTTCATGCACAGAATCGACCCAGAGACTCTTGAGGCTAAGGAGAAG GTGGACTGGAGCAAGTTCATCGCTGTGAATGGAGCCACTGCTCACCCTCACAACGACCCTGATGGCACCACTTACAACATGGGCAACTCCTACACTGCCAAAG GTGCCACCTACAACATCATCCGCGTTCCTCCCACCAAAAATAGCCCAGAGGACACTCTAGAAGGAGCTACAGTGTTGTGCTCCATCCCTTCTGTGGACAAGACCAAGCCGTCCTACTACCACAGCTTTG CCATGTCAGAGAACTACGTGGTGTTCATAGAGCAGCCGATCAAGATGGACCTGCTAAAGATTGTGACAGGCAAGATGAGGGGGAAGGGTATCAGTGACGGCGTCTACTGGGACCCAAAACGAGACACATTTTTCCACCTAATCAACAAACAGACTGGGAAG CTGAGCTCGGTCCACTACCTTACCAAGGCCCTGTCCACCTTCCACCAGATCAACGCCTTTGAGCAGGACGGCATGCTGGTCATGGACATGTGTGCTTCGGACGATGGCCAAGCCATTAACAACTATATGGTGCAGAACCTGCGCCAGTCTGGAGAGGCTCTGGACGAG GTATATAACACCATGTCCAGAGTGTTCCCACGCCGCTTCGTACTGCCCCTCAATGTGGACCATAACACACCAATAGGAAAGAACCTGAACACTCGGCCTGACAGCACTGCCACCGCTATCAGGATCAGCAAGGAAAAG GTGTTCTGTTCCTATGAGGAGCTTCATGATGAGGAGCTCCACAAATATGGAGGTCTGGAGTTCCCCCAGATCAACTATGCCAAGTACAACACGCATCCCTACCGATACTTTTATGGCTGTGGTTTCCGACACTTGGTGGGAGACACGCTCATCAAAATGGACCTGAAGGACAAATCAATGAAG GTGTGGGAGCAGCCTGGTTTGTACCCGTCTGAGCCCATCTTTGTCCCTTCTCCCGACTCCACCGAGGAAGATGACGGTGTGATCCTGTCTGTGGTTATCACTCCAAATAAG GATAAGAGCACCTTCCTCTTGGTTCTGGATGCCAAATCTTTCAAAGAGTTGGCCAGAGCCGACGTCCCTGTCAACATCCCCTACGGCTTCCATGGGACATTCAACAACACAGCATAG